From the genome of Roseivivax sp. THAF197b:
TGCCCCCGCCCGACGCGCCGCGCCCCAGGCTGCGCGGCTGGTCATGGCCGATATAGCAGCCCGCCACGATGTTGGAGGTGAAGCCCACGAACCAGACATCCTTGGCATCGTTGGTGGTGCCGGTCTTGCCCGCGGTCGGCACGGGCAGGTTGACAGTGCCCGATGCGGTGCCGCGATCCACCACGCCCCGCATCATCGAGGTCAGCTGATACGCCGTGACCGGATCCATGATGCGTTGGCGGTTATTGGCAATGCGCGGCGCCTCGCCCGGCGGCAGGTTCGGATCGGTGCAATTGACGCAGACCCGTTCATTGTCGCGCTCTTTTTCGTGGTTGTAGACGGTGCGCCCGTAGCGGTCCTGCACACGGTCCACGAGTGTCGGCTCCACCCGCTCGCCGCCATTGGCGAACATCGCATAGGCCGCGACCATCTTGAACAGCGTCGTCTCCTCGGAGCCCAGCGAGTTCGCGAGGACCCGCTGCATGTCCTCGTAGACGCCGAAGCGCTCGGCGTAGCGCGCGACGGTGTCCATCCCGATCTCCTGCGCAAGGCGCACGGTCATCAGGTTCCGCGACCGTTCGATCCCGGTGCGCAAGGGCGTCGGCCCGTAGAACTGGTTGGAGGCGTTCTTGGGACGCCACACACCCTGGGGCGTGTTGATCTCGATGGGGGCGTCCACGACGATCGTCGCGGGGCTGTAGCCGGAATCGAGCGCGGCCGCATAGACGAAGGGCTTGAAGCTGGAGCCGGGCTGCCGGTTGGCCTGTGTCGCGCGGTTGAAGACCGAATGCTGGTAGGAAAAGCCCCCCTGCATCGCGAGGACCCGGCCGGAATTGACGTCCATCGCCATGAAGCCGCCCTCGACCTCGGGCACCTGGCGCAGGGTCCAGCGGATGAATTCGCCCCCGTCATCGGCGATCATCCGGCGCACATGCACCACGTCGCCGCGCGTGAAATTGTCGAAGAAATCGCCGCGCAGCCAGCGGATATCCTCGCGCGGGACGGTGCCTTCGCCCTCCCCCTCGATGCCGAGGGTCAGCGTGTTTTCGGCCACGTCCAGAACCACCGCCGGGTACCACTGGCTTTCGAGATCGATGTCACGCGCAACACTCACATCGCCAAGCGCGTCCTGCCAATCGGCCAGCGCCTCTTCGGGCAGGGTCTTGCCCGTGCCGCGCCAGACGCCGATCGAGCGGTCGTATTGCTCAAGTGCGATGCGCAGCGACCGAGCGGCGACGTCCTGCATCTCGGGATCGAGCGTCGCCCGCACCGAGAAGCCGCCCGAGAAGAACTCGCCCTCGCCGAAATCGCGACTGAGCTGGCGGCGAATTTCATCGGTGAAGTAGTCACGCGGCGGAAGCTGCTTCTGGAACGGCTCGAAATCGCCGTTCTGGACGGATCGCAGCGGCATGTCCCGCTCGCTTTCATACTCGGTTTCGGAGATGTAGCCGTTCTCGTACATCTCCTTCAGCACGAAGTTGCGCCGCGCGAGCAGACGATCCTTGTTGCGGACCGGGTGATAATCCGACGGGGCCTTCGGCATCGAGGCGAGGAACGCCACCTCATGCGGGGCAAGCTGCGACAGCGTCTTGTTGAAATAGGTCTGCGCCGCGGCGGTCACGCCGTAGGAGTTTTGCCCGAGGAAGATCTCGTTCAGGTAAAGCTCCAGGATCTTGTCTTTGGACAGCGTGCCTTCGAGCCGTGTGGCAAGGATGATTTCCTTGATCTTGCGCTCGGCGCGCCGGTCGCCGCCCAGCAGGAAGTTCTTCATCACCTGCTGCGTGATCGTCGAGGCGCCCCGCACGTCCTGACCGCGCGACCGGACGGCATCGACGATGGCCGCGGCGATACCGCGCGGGTCGTAGCCCTCATGGACGTAGAAGTTCTTGTCTTCCGCCGAGATGAAGCCCTGCTTGACGAGGTCGGGGATCTCGTTGGCGGGCGTGAAGAGACGCCGCTCCTGCGCGAATTCGTCGATAATCCGGCCCTCGGTCGAATAGATCCGGCTGATCGTGGGCGGCGTGTACTGCGCCAGGCTCTCATGGCTGGGCAGATCGCGACCGTAGATCCAGAAGATCGCCCCGATCGAGATCGCGATGGCAGCAATGCCCAGCGTCAAAAGCGAGAAGATCGCACCAAAGAAGGACAGGATGAAACGGGTCATGGCATACGCCTCGAGCACAGGATTTGTGACGCCAGTATAGAGGAACGGCGTCTAGGTCAAAACACACAACGGTGCGGTATCAGCACGCATCCGCCGGAGGAACGCTCCGTTATTGCCGCCGGAGCCCCGCCAGTGCCGCATCCTCGACCGCCCAGGCCAGAAGACCGTCCCGCAGCCCGGCCGCCATGCCCGCCCGCCAGGCGGGATCGCGCAGCTTTTTCAGATCGTCCGGTGTCGACAGGTAGCCGACCTCGACGAGGACCGAGGGGATGTCGGCGCTTTTGAGGACCGAGAAGCCGGCGCTACGCAAGGGGCGTTTGTGGGTATCGCCGGTGGCATTGTCGATCCCGGCCACAAGCGCGCTGGCAAGCGCTGTGCTGCGCGGCGTCGTGTCGAGGCGTGCGAGGTCCATCAAGACGCCTGCGACGCGATCATCCGTGCGCGCAAGATCGAGCCCCGCAAGGATATCGTCACGGTTGTGGCGCTCGGCGAGCGCCGCCGACGCGGCATCAGACGCATCCTCGGACAGGGTGTATACCGTCGCACCGCGTGCGATCCCCTCCTCCAGCGCATCGGCATGAAGCGACATGAAGAGATCCGCATTCGCGTCATGTGCCGCGGCGACGCGGGCCTCGAGCGAAACGAAGACATCCGCATCGCGGGTCATCGTGACTTCGAAACTGCCATCGCGCAGCAGCACCTCTTTCAGCTCGCGCGCGAAGGTCAGCATCAGATCCGCCTCGGTCGCCCCGCCATGTTCGGCGCCGGGATCAATGCCGCCATGGCCGGGATCCAGGACCACATGCAGCGGCCGTCCCTCGACCCCGCCACGGGGCATGGCGCGCACGGGCGCGGGTGGCGGCAGATCCCAGCGGGGATCGCGCGGCGCCCCGGCCTTGGCCGCGAAGCGTTCGGGCTCCGTGGGCTGCAACGCCACCTTGAGCCGCGCCGTGCCCGCGCTTTCGTCAACGCTGAGCCCGGCCTCGGTGACAGCATAAGGCCCGTTCAACACCGCCACGAGCCGCGACCAGCCGGCCCGATACGCCCCCATGCGCAGTTCGGTGACAGCCTCCGCACGGTCCAGATCTTCGGCCCGCGTGGTGCCCCAGTCGACCTCGCGAAAATCGAGAACCAGCCGGTGCGGTTTGTCGAGCGTGAAGAGCCGCCAGGGCACGCCCTGGCTGAGCGCCAGTTCGATCGAGGCCCCCTTGCCCCAGCGCGCATCGGTTATGCCGCTGTCTGTCGGATCGAGACGCGCGAGACCGCCCAGGTCCTGCGCCTGAAGCGCCTGAAAGG
Proteins encoded in this window:
- a CDS encoding N-acetylmuramoyl-L-alanine amidase, producing MSRPIALLTALILGVTAPFQALQAQDLGGLARLDPTDSGITDARWGKGASIELALSQGVPWRLFTLDKPHRLVLDFREVDWGTTRAEDLDRAEAVTELRMGAYRAGWSRLVAVLNGPYAVTEAGLSVDESAGTARLKVALQPTEPERFAAKAGAPRDPRWDLPPPAPVRAMPRGGVEGRPLHVVLDPGHGGIDPGAEHGGATEADLMLTFARELKEVLLRDGSFEVTMTRDADVFVSLEARVAAAHDANADLFMSLHADALEEGIARGATVYTLSEDASDAASAALAERHNRDDILAGLDLARTDDRVAGVLMDLARLDTTPRSTALASALVAGIDNATGDTHKRPLRSAGFSVLKSADIPSVLVEVGYLSTPDDLKKLRDPAWRAGMAAGLRDGLLAWAVEDAALAGLRRQ
- a CDS encoding penicillin-binding protein 1A, which produces MTRFILSFFGAIFSLLTLGIAAIAISIGAIFWIYGRDLPSHESLAQYTPPTISRIYSTEGRIIDEFAQERRLFTPANEIPDLVKQGFISAEDKNFYVHEGYDPRGIAAAIVDAVRSRGQDVRGASTITQQVMKNFLLGGDRRAERKIKEIILATRLEGTLSKDKILELYLNEIFLGQNSYGVTAAAQTYFNKTLSQLAPHEVAFLASMPKAPSDYHPVRNKDRLLARRNFVLKEMYENGYISETEYESERDMPLRSVQNGDFEPFQKQLPPRDYFTDEIRRQLSRDFGEGEFFSGGFSVRATLDPEMQDVAARSLRIALEQYDRSIGVWRGTGKTLPEEALADWQDALGDVSVARDIDLESQWYPAVVLDVAENTLTLGIEGEGEGTVPREDIRWLRGDFFDNFTRGDVVHVRRMIADDGGEFIRWTLRQVPEVEGGFMAMDVNSGRVLAMQGGFSYQHSVFNRATQANRQPGSSFKPFVYAAALDSGYSPATIVVDAPIEINTPQGVWRPKNASNQFYGPTPLRTGIERSRNLMTVRLAQEIGMDTVARYAERFGVYEDMQRVLANSLGSEETTLFKMVAAYAMFANGGERVEPTLVDRVQDRYGRTVYNHEKERDNERVCVNCTDPNLPPGEAPRIANNRQRIMDPVTAYQLTSMMRGVVDRGTASGTVNLPVPTAGKTGTTNDAKDVWFVGFTSNIVAGCYIGHDQPRSLGRGASGGGMCGPVFQRFMQEAVAKYGGGDFAVPEECMFIKIDRNTGARLGDGASGANVVAECFREGLEPMFGIQFDGGWAMGSGFDVITPGGTAREVTTSSGGTAVVGPKASFGTLSSGGLY